Part of the Paenibacillus guangzhouensis genome is shown below.
CCGTGAAAAAGGGCTAGCCATTTCGGCATACTTCTCGAAGGCGGATTGGAATACGCCGACGTATTGGGCGCCGGGTATGGAGCGAAGCGATTTTACGACGCGCGGTCCTTCCTATGATCCGAAGGATTATCCGGAGCTGTGGGAAGCCTTCGTTCAATTTACGCACGAACAGATTATGGAGCTTATGACGCGTTACGGCCGAATTGATATGCTCTGGCTGGATGCGGGCTGGGTCTGTGAGCGGAGCGGACAAGATATCCGTCTCGGTGAAGTGGTCGAGCGTGCTCGGGAGATTCAACCTTGGCTGCTCTCGGCTGACCGCACGGTAGGTGGTCCATATGAGAACTTGATTACACCGGAGCAGACGCTGCCGGAGCGCCCGCTGAACGTACCGTGGGAGAGCTGCATCACGATGGGAAGCGCGTTCTCCTTCCGTTATGAAGATAACTATAAGCCGGTGCGTCAGTTGATCCATTTGCTGGTGGAGATTGTAGCCAAAGGCGGCAACTTGGCGCTTAACGTGGCGCCGCAGCCGGATGGTCGATTGTCGAAGACAGCGATCTCCCGCATCAAAGGGATGGGGGATTGGCTCAAGGTGCATGGCGAAGCGATTTACGGCACACGCACGTGCGCGCCATACTCGGTGGGCAACTACCAATTTACGCAAAAAGGCGATACAACGTATGCGTTCTATTTATATAAAGATGAGCAAGAGAAGGTTGCGGAAGAAATGCATCTGCCGATTCAGCTCGAATCGGACAAACGAATTGATCTGATGGGTGTCCAGGATAACTTGACTTATCGCCGGACAGAACAAGGCATCGCGATTCGCATGCCGAAGGTAGACGCGCAAGAGAAGGCGCCGATTGCACATGTATTCCGAATTCAATAATTGAGAGGGGTTAGGAGAAATGCAGAAGTGGTTTGAGGATGCGAAGCTTGGAATTTTTATTCATTATGGAATTTATGCGGTAGATGGTGTGTCTGAATCTTGGTCATTCTACAATGGGCGAATTACGCACGAGCAATATATGAAGCAATTAGACGGGTTCACGGCGTCGAAATTCGATGCAGACAAATGGGCGGATCTGTTCGAGAAAGCAGGCGCGAAATATGCGGTGTTAACGACGAAGCACCATGACGGTGTTGCCTTGTGGGACACGCAGTACAGCGACTTGAACGTGGTGAAGAAGACGCCTGCGAAGCGCGACATCATTAAGGAGTACGCGGAGGCGATCACGAAGAAAGGCATTCG
Proteins encoded:
- a CDS encoding alpha-L-fucosidase, with the translated sequence MSENHVEDQEQDQIVEQGVHNYSSEEEWVKPTDPLLLERLEWFKDQKLGLMMHWGPYSQLGVVESWALIDKDKEWSRNEIDWDVTDEELKEQYFALNKTFNPVRFQPELWAELAADNGFKYLNFTTKHHDGFCMWDTETTDYSITDPNCPFHTHKYADICKHLFDAFREKGLAISAYFSKADWNTPTYWAPGMERSDFTTRGPSYDPKDYPELWEAFVQFTHEQIMELMTRYGRIDMLWLDAGWVCERSGQDIRLGEVVERAREIQPWLLSADRTVGGPYENLITPEQTLPERPLNVPWESCITMGSAFSFRYEDNYKPVRQLIHLLVEIVAKGGNLALNVAPQPDGRLSKTAISRIKGMGDWLKVHGEAIYGTRTCAPYSVGNYQFTQKGDTTYAFYLYKDEQEKVAEEMHLPIQLESDKRIDLMGVQDNLTYRRTEQGIAIRMPKVDAQEKAPIAHVFRIQ